The genomic interval gcCTTTACATTTAGTCATTACAGTGAATAATAATAAGTCGAGCACAGCGCAAATACATGGTCATTGAAAACTCcgagcattttttttccttttaaaagtaACCTAGAAACATTAAATCAGACACGCCGTTGAATAATATACAAggaaatttatattttttatattttacactAGAAAAAAGCCGAATCGTCTGCGCCTTTTGTTGACGTCACCACACGGCCGCCTTTATTTTGCGTAATTTCCTGCGTCACTTCCTTTTCCAGCGTAGCAAGACGAGAGGGACAAGCCGCTAAAATGAGGTTAGCCAATTTAACGaataaatgtcaagaaataaaCTTTTGACACATTTATACAGGGTTGTACCGCTCGGCGAAGCTTGTATCGTTGTTACCGTGTACGCTCTTTGTGTTGTATAGTGCGGTTTATCTGAAATACGTGAAGTTAAACGTCACGTACGGGACCGGTTCATCTGCCGACCGAAGACACCACGTTAAATTCTCGTTGTAATCCATCGTCATCCACGGATTTAAAGCTTACTTTAGAAAACAATCCGTCATTGGTTGTTTTAATGAATCCCCTAGAGTATATTTAATTGAATCTTTGACACATTTGTACCCGATTTGACTGAATTTTATTGGCTGCCATAGCCTACCGGAGGAGCCAGACTCAGTGGGGGATTTCACGTACTGCATTTACTTTAGCATGTCTGATCATTTTGTGTTGCAGTAAGGTCTCCAGAGATACGTTGTACGAGGCCGTGAAGGAGGTCCTGCAGAACTCTCTGGCCAAGCCAAGGAAGTAAGTTAATGATGACAAACTGTTGAACCCGTGATATTCTGGCCTATCAATAAAACACAGGAGTGGAGAATCTAACCTTGCATCTGTTTACAGGTTTACTGAGACGGTGGAGCTGCAGATCAGCTTGAAAAACTATGATCCCCAGAAGGACAAGCGTTTCTCCGGCACTGTCAGGTTCGGCCTTTTACTGTTTCACCCAACCTTTTCCCTGTTTGCTGCCAGCCCTGTCTTGAGTATTAAAACAGCCTGAAATATGGCAAGTAGTCGCTGaaatctttttaaatatatCCAACAAAGAAAGACAGGCCAGGAGCAGACATGGAGAAGTACTTTGGGGAGTCTGTCTGAGCTAACCCAGCCTTGGCTGGTGTAGGCGAAGCAGACGGACCCCTACCCTGGGTCTTAAAACATGAGGGAAGGCTTTGAGGGTTGAGCTGGTAGGTTCATGTCCTCATGCCGACCAATTTATATTAccaaagaggtcagctggacaCCGGCCACTGTGGCGGTATGGGTAAGATTTCTTCTATTACAGTAAAATCAGGCAGGTGTTAAGTTGGGGTTGGCAGAGTATGAGTTTCAATGTCTggccatatttttttttttttttttttttaagaatgcaAAAttaactgtacttttttttttttttttaacataccCAATTTGATTATTTCAGCTGTTGTTGCAATTACAACGATGTAGCTAATTCAGCCAGGCATCAACACTGGATATTAATGAATTCAACCATACCCTGCCTCACCACCAACCAACGCCTCTGGTTTTGACGTGGGATCATGAGCAGTGTCTCTAAATTGTATTGTTAATATGCAGGCTGAAGACTCTGCCCAGGCCGAAGTTCTCCGTGTGCGTCCTGGGAGACCAGCAGCACTGTGACGAGGCCAAAGCTGCGGAGCTGCCACACATGGACATCGAGGCTCTCAAGAAGCTCAACAAGAACAAGAAGCTGGTCAAGAAGCTCGGTACGAAGTTGACTTTATGACTCATCTAAAATCCTTGGTTTGTAATCATTGACACTCTGACAGGCTTATTAAACGTTGCTTTTTTCCTACCGTCCCTTTTTTAGCCAAGAAGTACGATGCCTTCCTGGCCTCAGAGTCTCTGATCAAGCAGATTCCTCGTATCCTGGGCCCTGGGCTGAACAAGGCCGGCAAGTTCCCCTCCCTGCTCACCCACAACGAGAACATGAACACCAAGGTGGATGAGGTCAAATCCACCATCAAATTCCAGATGAAGAAGGTATGCTTAGTACTGAGATCCGAAGTGTAATTGTCCAGTTTTTATTGTTCTGCTGATGGGATGGACCGTATGGTGAATGAATTGTTGTTACTAAACATTGTATTTATCTGTCGTAGGTGCTCTGTCTGGCTGTAGCTGTCGGACACGTGAAGATGACAGAAGATGAACTTGTGTACAACATCCACCTGGCCACTAACTTCCTGGTGTCTCTTCTGAAGAAGAACTGGCAGAACGTGCGCGCTCTCTACATCAAGAGCACCATGGGGAAACCCCAGCGCCTCTACTAAATGACAGCTTTTCTATTAATAAAAATGTGGAGTTGCTCCAAAGTTgactgtttcagtgtttttctcttaTGGAGGGATTGCAACTTGTCTTGTCAGAAATGTCTCTGTACTTTCAACTGTGACCTGACCACTTTTTTACACTACTCGGTCATATAATTATCTTGGTTGATAGTTGTATCTAAATCAAATCATTAATGCAAATACCCCCCACATAtgcccttttttaaaaacattaagtatttcactgttaaatgatgtggggggaggggggaatgtactgaatattaataatacattttatttacaaagcgCCTTTCAggacactcaaggacactttacagagggacatcagaaaaaacaaaagattaagAATGAAAACCTAAATGTGTTTGGGGAAAAAATTATAGCTGTATTtgcaggaaataaaaaacaaattgcaTGATTagctatgtatgtgtgtgtatatatatatatatatatatatacagtgtttaACTTTAATTTTACCAAAAATATCCCACTGAAATTCTGAATCTTTTTCAGGCGAGCTGTCCATTATGGCAACATAAAAAGTATCACATAAAGAAAGAAGCAACAACTTAAGACAACAAAATATTCTTATAAAATCAAACAAGCAACTGACTTAAAACATATTACATCAAGACAGTGAATTAAGCAGTATTCTGTAATGTGTGCATTCAGTGCTCTAATAGTCCTTAATCCTGATTTTATAATTTTTCATACTTCAAATAGATAATTCAGTTTAAACTGCCTCTGTGACTCAGATACAAATTGCAGAGCAAAATGATTTACTAACGTTTAAAGGGAAATTCCATAGCATGCATGTATAATATATTTTCTAAGGACAGTGAGGGTGATGGAAAAGGCACCTTTGATTTTTCACCTGGAATAGCACCAACATTTATTTACTACAGTCACAGTTACAGCCATCACTACCCATGAGCCTCTTGGAGCAGCAGACGTCCTGCTCTGCTTTGACTGTGGATCTCTTAATGGGATTAACTATTCTCAGTACAGGAGAAAGGCCGCGAAAGAAATGAGGCAAACACGGACAGGAACTTATTGTGACAACATATCTGTGTTTTAGGCAGCAATGACAGATCTAATGCTGACTGTGAAGAGGATTTGAATAGTTTAATCTGGTTTTTACCTGAGTTAAACCCTTGGATTAGTATTGTGAACGCACGATGGACGCTCAGGTGAGTCAAATAATCTACCAGCTGTCCTTCGTATCCCCTGTCAAACACTTAGTATTTGATGATTCTGTCATTCAGATATAATGTTTCTGAACTTATttcagcctgaagcagagacaaacaaccactGTCCCTTCATCCTGCTGGACAGTGAGGACAGTGAAGAAGGTAAcctaaaaaaatgtctgtagacACATCCAGTAAACAGTATGTTGGATTTGATTTAAACTGGTTCATATCTTTACGACAGAAACCAGCCAGGAGGAGCAGCCGGCCACCAACTGGAACGAGCTGTCCATCATAGAGCGTGTGGGCCTCAACAGGTGACAACCTGTGATATTTATCTGACATACAGGCTAAcataatatattttgtttataaGTTAACATGTTTAATTTTTGTCTTCATTGAGCTTTCATTCATTTTGCTTTGTGCAGTGTGGAGATGTCAGAGAAAGATTTAGAGGTAAGGTCACCACAGATGACATGGATTTACATTTGAATAATAGTAATAACATAAAAGTTATGTGTAgtgatttgttttaatattcCCCTCAAATTGATGTTGTATGTCTTCATTTCAACCTTAAAACATACagacaaaacataaacatctgAAATGTATCTACAGTA from Sparus aurata chromosome 7, fSpaAur1.1, whole genome shotgun sequence carries:
- the rpl10a gene encoding large ribosomal subunit protein uL1, coding for MSKVSRDTLYEAVKEVLQNSLAKPRKFTETVELQISLKNYDPQKDKRFSGTVRLKTLPRPKFSVCVLGDQQHCDEAKAAELPHMDIEALKKLNKNKKLVKKLAKKYDAFLASESLIKQIPRILGPGLNKAGKFPSLLTHNENMNTKVDEVKSTIKFQMKKVLCLAVAVGHVKMTEDELVYNIHLATNFLVSLLKKNWQNVRALYIKSTMGKPQRLY